Within Garra rufa chromosome 9, GarRuf1.0, whole genome shotgun sequence, the genomic segment CTGTCAGTCTTCAATGTGTGTTTGCGACGCCGACAGTAACATATAAAGACATTATTTTCGTTTACTTTGggcacaaaaagtgttcttgttcttggacttttttaacaatgtgcttactacctttctgggccgtttgaacgtttcagttgcattgctgtctatatgcagagtcagaaagctctcggatttcatcaaaaaggtcttaatttgtgttctgaagatgaacgaaggtcttacaggtttggaacaacatgagggtgagtaattactgacagaatttttatttttgggtgtcGAGGTTTATTCTGTGATAACAACCGGCTGGATGTACTTTATCCCTTACAAACAAACCTCTCAATCTGTCCTTTACCTTATAATCGATGGCTCACGGGTGCCATCCTTGGCAGGTCGTTGACGACGGCTGTGAACAGCGTACACGGACATGCTAGGATGCTCGATCAGTAGGTTCTCCAGAGGGCTGGTCTCCAGCAGGACTGGAGCTCTGCCTCCAGCCATGAAACACGGCGGAGGGGTGATGAACCAGCTCTCTTCCAGCCCACACGTCGCCTCTAGACGTAAGAAGTTGCCGTCCTCTGCGTCAGTGTCTGCCGCCGAATCTAGAGATGAGCAGGAGGAGCAGCGCACGGGAGAGTCCAAGGGAGGGACGTCGTCAGAGCACACCTCCACCAAATCATCTTCACACACACTGGAGCAGGCCTTCGCTACAGGGGCAGAGAGCAAAGATGATGTTACTACATTAAAATGGCAGTCttcctttaaagggatggttcactcaaaaatataattttttttatatcattaatcactcaccctcatgtcatttcaaacccgttcaagaccttcattcatcttcagaacacaaatcaagTTATTTTTGGAACAAATCCGAGAGCTCTCGGACCCTCCATAAACAGCAAGGGTCCTAGTAGCAAGTTTAAAGTCCAGAAAGGTACAAAGAACGTTAAcaaaatgtgacatcagtggttcaaccgtaattttttttaagctacaagaaattgttgaataaagttgttatttttgtcttctttgcatacaaaaattaaccactgatgtcacatggactattttgttgatgttcttggtacctttagtggtaggacccttgctgtctatggagggttagaaagctcttggatttcatcaaaaatatcttaattagtgttccgaagatgaaccgATGTCTTACGGATTTATAACGATATGAAGTTGAGCAATTTATGACAAAATCACACAATTCACTGGATTTGATCAAACCTATGTCTGTCGCATTTAAACTTCACTGTTCGCACTCTTCATGAAAACCTAAATTCCGCCTGAAACAGAAATAGTGATCGTTTTTCATCACGAAACCTCAAACTTACTTCTTGAGCAAGAACAAATCATGGCGATGACACATGAAAGAAATCCCATTGGCACTGAAGAAGTACTATATTTCATGTCGTACAAAGTAACTGGAATACTGAGAAACCATAATACATCACTGATTAATATTGAAAACATCTCAACATTACGCATCTGTGTAATTTAAAGTATCACCAGTTCCATCGAAAACAACTCATGTGTGTAGACAGAAACCGAGAGAGTAAATATTTTGCCCACACTTCACTTCTATTTGTACTCTTCGTGGCTCCTGGCAGGTGACCAAAAATGGTGTAAACAGCAGGCTTTTGGGACGCTACACATTTAGTGGCCTCTAGAGGGCAGTATAATCGAACAATCCTTTACCACTCCTATACTTGGGGTGAACAAACACTGCTGAAACTTGACAGCCTTCACAAGAAGCTCATGTGACAAATTTGAAATTACAGTGATAACACCTTATATTTACACTAAATGTAACAAGACCAGCTAGTGATTAGAGTTCCACACCCATAACATGATGTTATAGCGCACACAAAACTTCTCTTGCACTGGGCCACACCTTGTTTATCTGTAGCCTTGCAGCGTCCTGAGAGATGACATCAAATATACTCTCAACTCAGCTGGTTAAGAAGGCTTTTACACCACTCTTCAATGTTCCTGGAAGGCTAGTTAACCTTTAATCCCCTGACCATGATGGGAAAACACTCAATTACTTTCATCAAGCTTATATGGATATGAAACAAGAGAAAGATGAGTGTTTTTAATCTCCATTCCCTTCCTGTCTACCTCAGCCTTCAGGCAACGATTGATGTTTGCAATCGTTCAAGGCCGAGTCGCTTTATGTGCATAAACGGTAACTTAATCTGACCTATTTTTATCGTAGACCCACCATAGACACTTTTGTCTCACAAGCTAAAAGTGTTGCCCATAAACATGTCTGTCCCCCCTGTGCTAAAAAAGGGAACCGAACTGTCCAGATTGCCTTGCACCTGAaatattcacacacacatacacaatatGAGAAGGCCTGTATTTGGGCAGGCAGCTTATGAGAGGCATCATGTTAAATGAGGGCATCGCGTCTGTGCCAGGGGTCACCGAATCCGTAATATGGCTCCTGCAGACCATGTTATCAGTAATAACTGAGGTGATCTAGGGTCGTCTCGTGAATAAGAGAATGTTTGCATAACCAGTCTATGCTGATTTGAGGCGAAAATGAGCAGAATTCTGTTCAATGCATTTGAGGTCAAGTTTGCAACCACTTTTATGTCCATCATTGGACATATTTGagagtaaaatgaaaaaaaaaacataaattggaAATTGATTTGATCAATTTCACACagactttattttaatttcaaaccgACTTCAACATTATTTCATGGATGGTACGGCCTAAGTGACATCAGAAAAAGAAAGTTGATTCAGAAGAAGAGCAAGTCAATTTTGATTCAAGATTCTGAAGACACTGGAAATGCACTGCTGAGATACAAACTGCCTGTTCATTTCTGCATTTAGGGAGAAGCTCTTACACAATATCCATAATTCAGTACACTAATCAAAAACAGGAAATGCAAGAAAGATCTCTCACCTAGATAATCGACCAGAATCCACTCGTCGTCATCCTCCTTCTCGTTGAAGTCTGGATCCACAGGACATCCACTGCCCTCCTCCAGGGAGTCTCCAAACAAGATGCTGGTGAACCTCTGGAACATGGCAGAGGCGTGAGGCTGGATAGTCCTGCTGGGAGTGGGCTCGGGCCGGGCTCTTTGGTCATCAGCTGCAGGAGCCGCTCACTGAGATCTTGGTAAAGGTGCTGAAGTGCATTAGTTACTACTTCTCAGCCGAGGAACACCTGATGAAGTTCAGCCATAGCTCTTTGTTGATTGTGCAAAACCAGGCCCTGGAGGACAAGCAAGAAGATAACCGTGTTGTTAATGAAAATGTACTAAAACATTTCCTGGTTCTGTCATGCTCTGTTGCGATTAGCCATAAATTACAGGTCATAAAACACAGAGGGATATTCCTGAAAACAAACCAGCCAAAACAAAGTGGTCTAAAGTGTCTCTGCTGTCACAGATACTGCCCTGTCCTCTTCACACGAAGCTGATGCCTATGAAAACTGATCTTTGGACAGATACACCCAGCCTCCTTCAGGACTATGACTCATGAGGGTACCCTTATCCGTTGTTTTGCTTGTGACAACAAAGAGAGACAGCTGTGAAGTGTAGGACTACAAGCTTTTCTTCACCCCACTACATCATTAAAACAAGCCAACCAATTCATACTCCCTTCCACCTGCTCATATAGTCATGGCAGcactcttttgtttgtgtgtttagggGGTTGGGGGCTATTATGGGGTCACATACATATAATAAGCACCCTTCAGAACCCCAAAAAAGAGGATTATAGACTGACAAGCAGAGATAAGCAGGGAGGGGAGGCCTTTGTGTCAGCAGTCCAGAGGAAACTGTACTGCTGAGACAGAGAGGTCTCTCTGTATTGTTATAGCTAAGGAGATGTAAATTAAATATACTGAGAACTGCATTATGGATCAGCTTTTTTCTTCATTACATAGGTGATCTTCACTACATACACATTTCTTAAAGGAAAAGCAGTCAAGAGATGTCTCGAAGGGATTTAATCCCTCTGttgttgtaaaaaaataaataaaaaaaaaatctcatgggagatgctgtaaaaataaatcattaacaGTGTTAACACTAAATtgaaattgaacaaaaatgtctatacagtaaaaaaaaattgggtTGTTGTTTAACCCAACCTTGTGGGTAtgtttatttaactcaactattgtttaaaaattgctATATGgttggcttaaaatgaacccaaaaaggttgtaaattaaaaatcagacacataattacacatcagcaataatcaaaaggtgaacatttataagcaatttttaaaaagtgtattatttaattcttatttaTTCACCTTGTTATTAAATGTTCAACTATTGAACATATTAACAAATGCTAATGTCCAACCTATTTTGGGCTCATTTTAGAAAAATACTAGAAGAAAAatgccaaaaacaaaaaaaaaaaagtcacaggcCTGGTgtcaaatgtggaaaaaaaatacatagCGAACATTAAACTGTACTTGATACTCATGTACATGACatgaacagaaaaaaacaaaaacagaacataTTGGAACTGCACTTCCTTTTGAAAAACCATCTTAAATCAGTATAAAGCCTGGTTTTAAGTTGGGATCCAACCCTGGCCAAGATTGTCTATAAACCTTGTCAAAACCAGCAAGCCATCTTAAGCCTGGTTTAAGCAGTTCTTTACAGCAGCTACTTGAGCGTGATATTACGTAACACTATTCTACAGAGGCAGatatatttttgcttttatttatttatttatttattttgtaggcCCAAAAACCAACACTGCACATATTTTAGAGTTCATTCACAGATGTCGTTCTGTGCTGGTCCATAATGGAAAAAATGTGAACAACATTTAATGTGGATGCATAGAAAAACAGCATTAAAGCTCATATACATTGAACGCAGCAAAACAAGATACCTTGTACTTAAGGTAATACgactataaaataatatttgaatcaTCGAGAAAGCATGCATTATCGTGTTTATAATCTGAATAATTGTACAGGTGTAAACATATACGAAAAAGGTATTTGCTTGTCATATGTGATGGTTTATTGCCCTGCACATACAGAGCCTAGTCGGGGGAGGGATGAGTGTAACCCTACACCGACCGACTGGGCGGACCGCGAACCCAAACGCTTCAACTGTCTCTGCTGAACAAAGCTTAATCCGTAAAATCCGAACATGCTCACGGTGCACAATCAAACAATGAACATAAATCGCCTGCAGGGTTTGACAGGTTTTGCTATGCAGAATATCGagatatttaaatgcatttttaacatttacatGTTCGACCAAAAATTTGCTTTTCTTTTTACAACCCATATTGAGACAGTTTTAATAATACATTCTTAGTATTCTTTAAGTCCAGAACGTTTCTATGGAGTATTAAAGCAGAATGTCGATCGATCAACAACAAAGAGGTTTTAACTCACCTGCGGCAAAAAGTAATGTAAACAGGAAGAGGGCTGACTTCAAGAACAAAAACAGATCACTTCAAGTGTTTGAGGTAGATTGCCGTgcgatatataaaaatatataaatacaattctTCCCGGAAGAAATTAAAAGTTTGTGGACCCTTTAGTTCGGAGTTTCGCAGTCGGTACTTTTTTTCGTTTCTTCTCCGAGGTCTCAACTGCTCCCTTTGTTATTGTTGTGGAAAATTAACAGCTGATCGGTCGTTACGTAGTTGAGTACAGCCTATGGGCGGGGCTTGCCAGAACCCCCTCAGCCAATGAAATGACGACCCTTACTATGACTGACTGTCACCAACGCACGTGACCTCATCCCGGGAAAGGCAAGACCGGGCAAAGCTCTTCATGTTAAGGAGTGTCATCGAGTATTTGTTGGGTTGTATAAAGTTTTTCAAAATATGTTTTGAAAATACAATGGTTTAATAAGCCTTATATTGTCTTCTTAACTTCTGAACCGTTATCGACGGCGCATGATCACGTAAGTGATAAACTTTACTGAGGATGTTGTGGAGCAAAGATGATGAATTCTCTCAATGAAGTCAAAAAAGCTCAAAAAACAGAGTTCCAGAagtcaaaataagactttattGAACAGTACAACAAAGCCGAGATAACGGTCCCGCATCTCGCCTTTGTCTGTCGGGGTGTCCATATTTATACCCATCTTCGCTACCCAAACTTGGTAGTTCCGGTTTTTTATTGGCTATGCTTGTCCGGTTCGCCACAATTATTTATTGCCCCACCTGGCCCATTTTTAATGGTGGTTTTTGGTTGAGtcagccatttttaaaaagtaagtttATTCCGCCGCCTCCAATTGGTTGGAGGTGGTCCAAGGGGTCTCCAATCAGTTGGAGGTGGTCCCTTTAATTCATTTATCAAACCTGTTTACATGTATCTGTCATATGTTGGACGTCACCCAAAGTTCACTGGTTCATTTTAAGTTCACTGGTAATTTCCAGTGGAAACCACCGGTGCTGCCCTATAGAAAGCACCTGCATTTTAGCCTGTGTTAATGCAGTTTAATCTGTACTAAGACTTCTAGTATTGTGATACTCAGCATTTTGATAGATATTGATTACTGTTATAGCCATACATCATTtgtttaagtaaaataatattgtttaagtaaaataatatCATATTGAGTAAAATAGCACAATATATTTTTAGGATACACAATATAATTCCCCCCTCTGAGACTTTACCAAGTCTCACCACTAAACCCTTTACCCAGAGTGCAACACCATGAGTCCGCCTCTTTCTTCTATCCTTCATTGGACCACTAACGGTCCGTCAGTTCCTCTTTACCAAATGGCTTCTTCATAATGCTGCACTCTGGAGGAAGTCAGACCCAAACATCTCTTCCCACAATTGACTAGGAAAGAGTAAAAGAATCTGCTTCCCTACCTATACAATCCTGGGGGTCAGATAACAATGAATTCAACAATGTGTTTCAAAGCATGTGCGTGGTATGTCTTAGCCTTGCCCATGGTTGTCATGGTTATGTAGAATACATAATTGATTACTTAAATGAttatataaatgaaaattaatatcaaTAGGACAGAGATATGCTGTAAAATGTACACTGGATCATCCCACGGTGCCAGAGGAACTCCAGGCATTTCCGGTAGCCTAGAGCGCTATCTGGCTGCACAGTCCATCGCTGCCAGAGGAGCTTTCAGGCAGATCTTGTTGCCTTCCAGCACTATCTGGTGTTGGAGTAGATGGTGGGTTTTTAAACCTCCAGTCGAATCTACTCTTGTTGCTAAGCACTGAGGTGCTCGTCGATCCCTCTCTTCGTTTTACTCTTCCAGTGTCATGAAAAACAGACTATATACTGATTATAGATAGTAAATgacaaatactttttaaagtaatagATAGAAAATAAAATCTTTCTTAGTCGTCCCCTTTGTCTTGTTGCATTGTCTCGTACCACGGACAATGTCCTGCTTAAAACCTTCGTCGTCCCCTATCTTTCCAAAAAATAATC encodes:
- the tp53inp1 gene encoding tumor protein p53-inducible nuclear protein 1 translates to MFQRFTSILFGDSLEEGSGCPVDPDFNEKEDDDEWILVDYLAKACSSVCEDDLVEVCSDDVPPLDSPVRCSSCSSLDSAADTDAEDGNFLRLEATCGLEESWFITPPPCFMAGGRAPVLLETSPLENLLIEHPSMSVYAVHSRRQRPAKDGTREPSIIRSDVQRRPSHPSGCYTAALVAAHTGFLEQTKNGRLAQRIRDNVERQQLSRNALRRLNLLRDGGARQAKATGGYVHQPGQRQYNY